From the Shewanella amazonensis SB2B genome, one window contains:
- a CDS encoding acetate uptake transporter, translating to MSTPLANPAPLGLMGFGMTTILLNIHNAGFFPIDAMILAMGIFYGGLGQVIVGIMCFMRGDTFGTTAFTSYGLFWLTLVGLILMPNAGVAASPASFMGWYLALWGVFTGFMFIGSLRYARIKQFIFGSLTLLFFLLAARDFTGSELIGTIAAWEGIICGASAIYFAMAQVINGEYGRTVLPVGERKVKAPVVAVSEAKAA from the coding sequence ATGTCCACCCCTCTGGCCAACCCCGCCCCACTCGGGCTGATGGGCTTTGGCATGACCACCATTTTGCTCAATATCCACAATGCCGGTTTCTTTCCCATCGATGCCATGATCCTGGCCATGGGGATTTTTTACGGCGGTTTGGGGCAGGTAATAGTCGGTATCATGTGTTTCATGCGTGGCGATACCTTCGGTACAACGGCCTTTACCTCCTACGGCCTGTTCTGGCTGACGCTGGTGGGGTTGATTTTAATGCCAAACGCCGGCGTGGCAGCGAGCCCAGCATCCTTTATGGGTTGGTATCTGGCACTGTGGGGTGTGTTCACTGGCTTTATGTTTATTGGTTCGCTGCGCTACGCCCGCATCAAGCAGTTTATTTTCGGTTCCCTGACGCTGCTGTTTTTCCTGCTGGCAGCCCGTGATTTCACCGGCAGTGAACTGATTGGCACCATCGCCGCCTGGGAAGGAATTATCTGTGGCGCATCAGCCATTTACTTTGCCATGGCGCAGGTGATTAATGGTGAGTATGGCCGCACTGTACTGCCCGTTGGTGAACGCAAGGTCAAGGCGCCAGTGGTTGCCGTGAGCGAAGCCAAAGCCGCCTGA
- a CDS encoding sodium-dependent bicarbonate transport family permease: MPDIVIAFFALGLLAGVIKSDLKVPQSIYETLSILLMLTLGLKGGMSLHGQTDHLQPMELLTVVGLGFIIPLALFPILRLLVRLTTSDAASIAAHYGSVSAGTFAVVMAMAETAGWELRPETTLYLVMLELPAIVIMLWLHRRLSKGEQTQSGGNILHEALTSRGVVLLLGGVIIGWLYGPQGLEPLAPMLLSGFKTLLALFLLEMGLVTAKVCIPLPLKQWRLLAFAAIAPFVLAWVGIGAGITMGLPAGTVLVLAGLTASASYIAAPAAIRAAIPDANIGLAMLASLGITFPVNVLIGLPLYQHWIAGLMQ; encoded by the coding sequence ATGCCGGATATTGTTATTGCATTTTTTGCCTTGGGCCTCCTGGCCGGAGTGATCAAATCGGATCTTAAGGTCCCACAATCCATCTACGAGACCCTGTCGATTTTGCTGATGCTGACACTGGGGCTTAAAGGCGGTATGTCACTACATGGTCAAACCGACCACCTTCAACCCATGGAACTGCTGACCGTGGTTGGACTGGGTTTTATCATTCCACTGGCGCTGTTTCCGATACTGCGACTGCTGGTACGACTCACAACCTCTGATGCCGCCAGCATCGCCGCTCACTATGGCTCGGTCAGCGCGGGAACCTTTGCAGTGGTGATGGCCATGGCCGAAACCGCAGGCTGGGAGCTGAGACCTGAAACCACCCTGTATCTGGTCATGCTGGAACTGCCCGCCATCGTGATTATGCTCTGGCTGCATCGTCGCCTCAGCAAGGGGGAGCAAACCCAAAGCGGCGGCAATATTCTCCATGAAGCCCTGACCAGCCGTGGTGTGGTCTTGCTTCTGGGGGGTGTCATCATCGGCTGGTTGTACGGACCTCAGGGCCTGGAGCCTCTGGCCCCCATGTTACTCAGCGGTTTTAAAACCCTGCTGGCGCTGTTCCTGCTGGAGATGGGGCTGGTGACTGCCAAGGTGTGTATTCCACTGCCGCTGAAACAGTGGCGCCTACTGGCATTCGCCGCCATAGCCCCCTTTGTACTGGCATGGGTCGGCATTGGTGCTGGCATCACCATGGGCCTACCCGCAGGCACCGTGCTGGTGCTGGCAGGCCTCACGGCCAGCGCCTCCTATATCGCAGCGCCGGCCGCTATTCGCGCCGCCATTCCCGATGCCAACATTGGCCTGGCCATGTTGGCATCCCTCGGAATCACCTTCCCGGTGAATGTGCTGATAGGGTTGCCACTTTACCAGCACTGGATTGCCGGCCTGATGCAATAA
- a CDS encoding DUF1294 domain-containing protein — MIIFALVFYLLLAIGVALNWLPLWLLVGYGGLGLAAFVVFALDKRAALKDKPRTAEIKLWLLALVGGFGGAMLAMALFRHKTSKRGFLWPFYAATLLHLLLALGAFYYVTAAAPAQG; from the coding sequence ATGATTATTTTCGCGCTGGTGTTTTATTTATTGCTGGCCATTGGGGTGGCACTGAACTGGTTGCCGCTGTGGCTGCTTGTAGGCTATGGCGGACTCGGGCTGGCAGCCTTTGTGGTCTTTGCTCTTGATAAACGCGCCGCCTTAAAAGACAAACCCAGGACCGCCGAAATCAAGCTCTGGCTGCTGGCACTGGTTGGTGGCTTCGGTGGTGCCATGCTGGCCATGGCGCTGTTTCGCCATAAAACCAGTAAACGCGGATTTTTGTGGCCATTTTACGCGGCGACCCTGCTGCATCTGCTGCTGGCACTTGGCGCCTTTTATTACGTCACTGCAGCAGCGCCAGCCCAGGGATAA
- a CDS encoding DUF418 domain-containing protein: protein MSANSQMRNPNIDSVRGLAVLGIFFINILFMGNSLEGYIPTIPAAASDVPLEVFSRLLLEGRFIGLFTMLFGVGLVIQYQRFGQVFPIKRRLKILMLFGLLHGIFIWPGDVLLSYGLSAMVAIRYLDAPLDHIHKRALQFLGFSAIVMLLLTQALPTEPLPSRLSPEYQASLAPWIGPYLGQVLQHLAMMLMMTLVMLPIALLWYILGMMLLGMYLYRSHFFNEGLTDAARIRLLLLALLLGAVDLTLYFSESRALVNLAEITVIFSAIPVSVLYADLIIRLCRGSETVLKPLQNVGKLALSLYILQSLLGIACFRYLFPDWLQSFDRIHYLITALTWAACQILLASWYLRCFKQGPLERLWRYLAFGRTQRATNTHGVNS from the coding sequence ATGTCAGCCAACTCACAGATGCGTAATCCCAACATCGACAGTGTCCGCGGCCTCGCGGTACTTGGGATCTTTTTTATCAACATCCTCTTTATGGGCAATAGCCTCGAAGGATATATCCCTACCATTCCGGCTGCGGCATCCGACGTGCCACTGGAAGTGTTCTCTCGGTTGCTGCTGGAAGGGCGCTTTATCGGTCTCTTTACCATGCTCTTTGGTGTCGGGCTGGTGATTCAATATCAGCGCTTTGGTCAGGTGTTTCCCATTAAGCGCCGACTTAAGATACTGATGCTATTCGGTTTACTCCACGGCATATTTATCTGGCCCGGTGATGTGTTGCTCAGCTACGGTCTCTCCGCCATGGTTGCCATTCGTTATCTGGATGCACCCCTCGACCATATCCACAAAAGAGCCCTGCAGTTTCTCGGGTTTTCGGCCATAGTGATGTTGCTCCTGACCCAGGCCCTGCCCACAGAGCCCCTTCCTTCCCGGCTAAGCCCCGAGTATCAGGCTTCCCTCGCGCCCTGGATTGGTCCCTATCTGGGCCAGGTGTTGCAACATCTGGCGATGATGCTGATGATGACGCTGGTGATGCTGCCCATCGCCCTGCTGTGGTACATCCTCGGCATGATGCTGCTGGGCATGTACCTCTATCGCAGCCACTTTTTCAACGAGGGGCTCACTGATGCGGCCCGCATCAGGTTACTGCTGCTGGCACTCCTGCTGGGCGCGGTGGACTTAACCCTGTACTTCAGTGAATCCCGCGCCCTGGTCAATCTCGCTGAAATCACAGTGATATTCAGTGCCATACCCGTATCCGTGCTCTATGCCGACCTCATTATCCGGCTATGCCGGGGTAGTGAAACCGTGCTGAAGCCGCTGCAAAACGTGGGCAAGTTGGCGTTATCGCTTTACATTTTGCAGTCGCTGCTGGGGATTGCCTGCTTCCGGTACCTGTTCCCCGACTGGCTGCAAAGTTTTGATCGCATCCATTATCTGATAACGGCCCTGACCTGGGCGGCATGCCAAATACTGCTGGCGTCCTGGTATTTGAGGTGCTTTAAACAAGGGCCACTGGAAAGACTATGGCGCTATCTCGCCTTTGGTCGCACTCAGAGGGCAACGAATACCCACGGGGTAAACTCATGA
- a CDS encoding OmpA family protein, with translation MKRHIFTCAMAIYLPATLLPTQTVAADLPSLFSVFPEAKIETQEQRHYIPYPLITGMGGKVYSVTDVGGVLSRINYKLPASFTPEHIINNHKAQLVQQGANILFECHGNDCGNEEKLYYQVSPLSSVSKREPSMLTAKLSRASGDIYISLYSANWHRGTNLQLDVLEATPEPLDLVKINTAMLTAQPTDIKVADNSTKDVRGSVDHPLMQRLPGAFIAKYSQLGYAKSPVLTGVEGKKAITAIQEGKLTQIAYSLPRSYSEFEVNANYVAALKKLGFQEVFSCEAKGCISKDAIYYALKPTVSNGNDESLFYSLYRLSRPEGDITVSSYTLGFSGALWNELKIIEATGLNDNRVGIDLNALTDAITQTGKATLDGLLFDYDSDRMLPESKPVLEVLASYLKQNPALNFYVVGHTDDQGDKAYNLSLSERRAAAVVKALGADYQIKPAQLEAHGMGEFSPVASNANEAGQSQNRRVELVLRSDNK, from the coding sequence ATGAAAAGACATATTTTCACCTGTGCCATGGCGATTTATCTTCCGGCCACATTGCTGCCAACACAAACAGTTGCGGCCGATTTACCCTCGCTTTTTTCGGTCTTTCCCGAAGCCAAAATAGAGACACAAGAGCAGCGGCACTATATTCCCTATCCGTTAATTACGGGAATGGGCGGTAAAGTCTATAGCGTTACTGACGTGGGCGGTGTGCTCAGTCGCATCAATTACAAGCTGCCTGCGAGCTTTACTCCTGAACACATCATCAATAACCACAAGGCGCAGTTAGTGCAGCAAGGGGCAAACATATTGTTTGAATGCCACGGCAACGACTGCGGTAACGAAGAAAAGCTCTACTATCAGGTATCGCCCTTATCCAGCGTGAGTAAGCGTGAGCCATCGATGCTGACCGCCAAACTCTCCAGAGCCAGCGGTGATATCTACATCAGCCTGTACAGCGCCAATTGGCACAGGGGCACCAATCTGCAACTGGATGTGCTCGAAGCCACCCCCGAACCTCTTGATCTGGTCAAGATAAATACTGCCATGCTCACCGCTCAACCCACCGACATCAAGGTGGCCGATAACAGCACAAAAGATGTCAGGGGCAGCGTCGACCATCCCCTGATGCAGCGCCTGCCCGGCGCCTTCATTGCCAAATACAGCCAGCTGGGGTATGCAAAATCCCCTGTGTTGACCGGCGTCGAAGGGAAAAAAGCTATCACGGCCATTCAAGAGGGTAAACTCACGCAAATCGCCTACAGCCTGCCGCGAAGCTACTCCGAATTTGAAGTGAATGCCAACTATGTGGCAGCGCTTAAAAAGTTGGGATTTCAAGAGGTTTTCAGTTGCGAGGCCAAGGGCTGTATCAGCAAGGATGCCATCTATTATGCCCTTAAGCCCACAGTGTCCAACGGCAATGATGAAAGCCTGTTCTATAGCCTGTATCGCCTCAGTCGCCCTGAGGGGGATATCACTGTCTCCAGTTATACCCTTGGCTTTTCGGGCGCACTGTGGAACGAGCTTAAGATAATAGAGGCAACCGGCCTGAACGATAACCGGGTTGGTATCGATCTCAATGCCCTCACAGACGCCATCACTCAAACAGGCAAAGCCACCCTCGACGGTCTGCTGTTTGACTACGACAGCGACCGCATGCTGCCTGAATCCAAACCCGTATTGGAGGTACTGGCAAGCTACCTTAAGCAAAACCCGGCACTGAATTTTTATGTGGTTGGCCACACAGACGATCAGGGCGATAAAGCCTACAACCTCAGCCTGTCTGAGCGCCGCGCCGCCGCCGTGGTTAAGGCCTTGGGAGCGGATTATCAAATCAAACCGGCGCAGCTTGAAGCCCATGGCATGGGGGAATTCAGCCCGGTGGCGAGCAACGCCAACGAGGCAGGCCAGAGCCAAAACCGCCGGGTAGAGTTGGTGCTGAGGTCCGATAATAAGTAG
- a CDS encoding FKBP-type peptidyl-prolyl cis-trans isomerase, protein MRVALAVIVIACVIFYFFTTMNNQKAAKLNEEKGAVFLAENAKRDGVTTTASGLQYELLIAGSGERHPSASDTVRVHYHGTLTDGTVFDSSVERGESIAFPLNRVIKGWTEGVQLMKEGDKMRFFIPASLGYGNRSVGKIPGGSVLIFDVELIAIE, encoded by the coding sequence ATGAGAGTTGCCCTCGCTGTTATTGTGATTGCCTGCGTCATTTTTTACTTTTTCACCACCATGAATAATCAAAAGGCCGCCAAGCTCAATGAAGAGAAAGGCGCCGTCTTCCTCGCTGAAAACGCCAAGCGTGACGGTGTAACCACCACGGCATCGGGCCTGCAGTATGAGCTTTTGATTGCCGGCAGTGGCGAACGTCATCCCAGTGCCAGCGACACTGTGCGCGTGCACTATCACGGCACCCTGACCGATGGCACTGTGTTCGACTCGTCAGTTGAGCGTGGTGAGAGCATTGCCTTCCCGCTGAATCGGGTTATCAAGGGCTGGACCGAAGGCGTGCAACTGATGAAAGAAGGTGACAAGATGCGCTTTTTCATCCCGGCAAGCCTGGGTTACGGCAACCGTAGCGTAGGCAAAATCCCCGGTGGTTCTGTGCTGATTTTCGATGTGGAACTGATAGCCATCGAATGA
- a CDS encoding M24 family metallopeptidase, whose amino-acid sequence MTIGVGGLTAQEALAKLSDMTAGTGPIDAAEFQGRILKAQGLMKAAGLDAVYLNAGTNLYYFTGTRWYASERMVGAILPAEGALEYIAPAFELDTLKGYMAIKGEVNTWHEDESPYQLFGSVLKRLGLGQGRVGMDESAAFFISEGIRDANPELKVVSAKAVTAGCRMQKSAAELALMQRAKDMTLEVHKAAAAMLRPGITVSEVEAFIDAAHRKVGAPAGSYFCIVLFGEDTAYPHGVKNPKALEEGDTVLIDTGCQLYGYNSDITRTYVYGTPSARQRELWNLEKQAQAAAFEAARLGAPCGSVDKAARSVLEAAGFGPGYAVPGLPHRTGHGIGLDIHEWPYLVANDTTPLAPGMCFSNEPMLCVPGEFGVRLEDHFYMTESGPKWFTLPSHSIDNPFGL is encoded by the coding sequence ATGACCATAGGTGTTGGTGGGCTGACGGCCCAAGAGGCTCTGGCCAAACTCAGTGATATGACAGCGGGCACAGGCCCCATTGACGCGGCTGAATTTCAGGGGCGTATCCTCAAGGCGCAGGGGCTGATGAAAGCGGCAGGGTTGGATGCTGTGTACCTTAATGCCGGCACCAATCTTTACTACTTTACCGGTACCCGCTGGTACGCCAGCGAGCGTATGGTAGGTGCCATTCTGCCCGCAGAAGGGGCGTTGGAATACATAGCACCGGCTTTTGAACTCGACACCCTCAAAGGCTATATGGCCATCAAGGGTGAAGTGAATACCTGGCATGAAGACGAAAGCCCTTATCAACTCTTTGGCTCAGTACTCAAACGCCTTGGCTTGGGGCAGGGGCGGGTGGGTATGGATGAATCGGCTGCGTTTTTCATCAGTGAAGGTATTCGTGATGCCAACCCTGAGCTTAAGGTCGTAAGCGCCAAGGCCGTGACGGCCGGTTGCCGGATGCAAAAATCGGCCGCTGAGCTGGCACTGATGCAACGCGCCAAGGACATGACCCTGGAAGTACATAAGGCTGCCGCTGCTATGTTGCGGCCCGGTATCACTGTGAGTGAAGTGGAAGCCTTTATCGATGCTGCCCATCGTAAAGTGGGAGCTCCGGCCGGCTCTTATTTTTGCATTGTGCTATTTGGTGAAGACACGGCGTATCCCCACGGCGTGAAAAATCCCAAGGCGCTGGAAGAGGGCGATACCGTCCTGATTGACACCGGCTGCCAGCTCTATGGTTATAACTCAGATATCACCCGCACTTACGTTTATGGCACCCCGAGTGCGCGTCAGCGTGAACTCTGGAACCTGGAAAAACAGGCGCAGGCGGCTGCCTTTGAGGCGGCCAGATTGGGCGCCCCCTGTGGCAGCGTCGATAAGGCCGCCCGCAGCGTGCTTGAGGCCGCAGGCTTTGGCCCGGGCTATGCTGTTCCCGGCCTGCCACACCGTACAGGTCACGGCATAGGGCTGGATATTCACGAGTGGCCCTATCTGGTGGCGAATGACACTACACCGCTGGCGCCGGGAATGTGTTTTTCCAACGAGCCCATGCTCTGTGTACCCGGTGAATTTGGGGTACGCCTTGAGGATCACTTCTACATGACTGAGTCTGGCCCCAAATGGTTCACTCTCCCTTCCCATTCCATTGACAATCCGTTTGGCTTGTAA
- a CDS encoding OmpA family protein has protein sequence MGQNTLIFVSLLASLATSVNAASLFGPFPNAKYPEEKRIHFTPFHIITAVSNQGFTLKPVSGRLTHNSFELPDSYPLALVMNNYLAQFKNLNAEVLFQCEAEGCGDGWAMRDQLAPLITVDTSYPGAYVAAKLKGAGGDVYSSIYAFHREGSYTKVQLVTLEVIPEPLDLVEANSNFLQQGTQDVAMADRRSDDAQDSADHPLLGRMPGNYITRYKQTNLTQVPVIVGISAAGIQTQSLDARLTEIRYQMPERYSLFEINSNYAAAAQKLNAEQVFYCKGTGCGDDDALIKAMGLFQDDAEDQWQEYQLYRLSRPQGDVYFDIYSQGRYDATPGDTTLRVMELSVLKTDRIAINLDALNDAITQTGKATLDGLLFDFDSDRMLPESQPVLEVLATYLKQHPAKGFYVVGHTDDKGERAYNQSLSLRRADAVIQSLTQQYHIPASQLTAHGNGEYSPVASNENESGQALNRRVELVLRSDME, from the coding sequence ATGGGACAAAATACGTTAATATTTGTATCACTTCTCGCCAGCTTAGCCACATCTGTTAATGCTGCGAGCTTATTTGGTCCATTCCCTAATGCAAAGTATCCCGAAGAAAAACGCATCCATTTCACGCCTTTTCACATCATCACGGCCGTCAGTAACCAGGGCTTCACGCTTAAGCCGGTTTCAGGGCGCCTGACCCACAACTCATTTGAACTTCCGGACAGCTATCCGCTGGCACTGGTAATGAATAACTATCTGGCGCAGTTTAAAAACCTCAATGCCGAGGTGTTATTTCAATGTGAGGCTGAAGGCTGCGGCGATGGCTGGGCCATGCGGGACCAGCTGGCACCCCTGATAACAGTGGATACCAGTTATCCCGGCGCTTACGTCGCAGCAAAGCTTAAAGGTGCGGGCGGAGATGTCTACAGCAGCATCTACGCCTTTCACCGTGAGGGCAGTTACACCAAGGTGCAGCTGGTTACCCTTGAAGTCATCCCGGAACCGCTGGATCTTGTTGAGGCAAACAGCAATTTTTTGCAGCAGGGCACACAGGATGTGGCGATGGCTGACAGACGCAGTGACGATGCCCAGGACTCAGCCGATCATCCGTTGCTTGGGCGCATGCCAGGCAATTATATCACGCGTTACAAACAAACCAATCTTACCCAGGTTCCGGTCATAGTAGGCATCTCAGCAGCCGGCATTCAGACCCAATCTCTGGACGCCAGGCTCACTGAAATTCGTTATCAGATGCCCGAGCGTTACTCGCTGTTTGAAATTAACAGCAATTACGCCGCTGCTGCACAAAAGCTTAACGCAGAGCAGGTGTTTTACTGCAAAGGCACTGGCTGTGGCGATGATGATGCGCTTATCAAAGCCATGGGATTGTTCCAGGATGATGCCGAAGATCAGTGGCAGGAATATCAGCTGTATAGATTGAGCCGCCCTCAGGGTGATGTGTATTTCGATATCTATTCCCAGGGCCGTTACGACGCAACACCGGGGGATACCACGCTCAGAGTTATGGAGCTGTCTGTCCTGAAAACGGACAGGATCGCCATCAATCTCGACGCCCTCAATGACGCCATCACACAAACCGGCAAGGCAACCCTGGATGGTTTGCTGTTCGACTTCGACAGCGACCGGATGCTGCCTGAATCCCAGCCGGTGCTGGAGGTGCTGGCAACCTATCTTAAACAGCACCCGGCTAAAGGCTTTTACGTGGTTGGCCATACCGATGACAAGGGAGAGCGCGCCTACAACCAAAGTCTGTCGTTGCGCCGCGCCGATGCCGTTATTCAAAGCCTCACGCAGCAATATCACATCCCGGCGTCACAATTAACCGCCCATGGCAACGGGGAATATAGCCCGGTGGCGAGTAATGAAAACGAGTCAGGCCAGGCACTCAACCGCAGAGTGGAATTGGTGCTGCGTTCGGACATGGAATAG
- a CDS encoding LysR family transcriptional regulator, whose amino-acid sequence MDNPRLKQLSIRLLQVFITVVRLGNVSAAARQLHLTQPTVSLQLKKIAELVGEPLLESRDGVMRPTDVGEEVYRAACDILSRLDDLDDFLGGIKQGESGHIRIGLVTTAKYVMPRILGPFYRRFPKVQVTLSIGNRAHVLNRFAHQEDDLYLFSHPPAGESVLASRIITNPLKLIAPADHWAVGQKGLGFDVLKGERFIMREPGSATRMMFESWLSARGIELTDIMQIESNEAIRLSVASGLGLSVISAHTLSEGDMGPEKPAVLDVADFPLRSNWYLVARRDKRLPQSALQLIRFMAEHLGDCIDPGYVADNIEALHRVFTPSR is encoded by the coding sequence ATGGATAACCCCAGACTTAAACAACTCAGTATAAGACTGCTGCAGGTCTTCATTACCGTGGTGCGCCTTGGCAATGTGTCGGCCGCGGCCAGACAGCTGCATCTCACTCAACCCACGGTTTCTCTGCAGTTGAAGAAGATTGCCGAGCTGGTTGGGGAGCCATTACTGGAAAGCCGGGATGGCGTCATGCGACCAACCGATGTGGGTGAGGAAGTGTACCGGGCCGCCTGCGATATACTCTCGCGCCTTGATGATTTGGACGATTTTCTTGGCGGCATAAAACAAGGGGAGAGCGGTCATATTCGCATCGGACTTGTCACCACGGCCAAGTATGTGATGCCCCGCATTCTGGGGCCTTTTTATCGTCGCTTCCCCAAGGTGCAGGTGACGCTGAGTATAGGTAACCGTGCTCATGTGCTGAATCGCTTTGCCCATCAGGAGGATGACCTCTACCTCTTCAGCCATCCACCCGCAGGGGAATCTGTGCTGGCTTCGCGGATTATCACCAATCCGCTTAAATTGATTGCCCCGGCCGATCACTGGGCGGTGGGGCAAAAAGGCCTTGGATTTGACGTGCTCAAGGGCGAGCGTTTTATTATGCGCGAGCCGGGTTCGGCCACCCGGATGATGTTTGAAAGCTGGCTCAGTGCCCGTGGCATCGAACTCACTGACATCATGCAAATCGAGAGTAATGAAGCGATACGGTTAAGCGTGGCATCCGGGCTGGGGTTGTCGGTGATTTCTGCCCATACCCTCAGCGAGGGCGATATGGGGCCTGAAAAGCCTGCGGTGCTGGACGTGGCGGATTTTCCCCTGCGCAGCAACTGGTATCTGGTGGCACGGCGCGATAAACGGCTCCCCCAGAGCGCATTGCAGCTTATTCGTTTTATGGCAGAGCATTTGGGGGACTGTATTGACCCCGGTTATGTGGCCGACAACATAGAGGCACTCCACCGCGTCTTCACCCCTTCCCGTTAA
- a CDS encoding DUF4124 domain-containing protein has translation MKLHIVLLGMLVGLSMAQLAQAENVYKWVDKDGKVHFGDRPTSEEAQELTVTDKSAPISSPSSDDTDAEYADNDEATSGASLMTDSGVKKSSAPFAAKQLLGRWQDDMLNDAFDTYAPDGSYSRDANLFGSKLTLKGSWKLIGNELQVQIKTKSISLPNGQSKTEADVRLNKSQLINISGTEMTLLRNTKGGELEFTYKKVGD, from the coding sequence ATGAAATTGCACATCGTACTGCTCGGGATGTTGGTTGGTCTGAGCATGGCACAGCTCGCTCAGGCGGAAAACGTCTACAAGTGGGTGGATAAGGACGGCAAAGTTCATTTCGGTGACCGCCCAACGTCGGAAGAAGCCCAGGAACTCACGGTAACCGATAAGTCAGCTCCCATAAGTTCGCCCAGCAGCGACGACACCGATGCTGAATATGCCGATAATGATGAAGCCACCTCTGGGGCAAGCCTGATGACGGATTCGGGGGTAAAGAAGTCCTCAGCCCCTTTCGCTGCCAAACAACTGCTGGGACGCTGGCAGGACGATATGCTGAACGACGCCTTTGATACCTACGCCCCCGATGGCAGCTATAGCCGAGATGCGAATCTTTTCGGCTCAAAATTAACTCTCAAAGGTAGCTGGAAACTGATAGGCAATGAGCTTCAGGTGCAGATAAAAACCAAGTCGATATCGCTTCCCAATGGCCAATCCAAGACCGAGGCCGATGTACGGCTGAATAAAAGCCAGCTTATCAACATCTCCGGGACTGAAATGACGCTGCTGCGCAATACCAAGGGCGGCGAGCTCGAGTTTACCTATAAAAAAGTGGGTGACTGA